The sequence below is a genomic window from Perca fluviatilis chromosome 13, GENO_Pfluv_1.0, whole genome shotgun sequence.
TACCTTCAACGCATTGTCACCTGCCTTTGTTTACCATGTATCCAATACTTTTAGCTATGCAGATATAGTTGCAGTATATATTTGATACAAGATGTCTATACCCATAATCTCTATTTTGCATTGGGTTTGTCCTTTCTTCTGACCATTTCAGTTCAGGGTAACTTTAGTTGCCCTGCGCCCTTTCACCCCTTCCCCCTGCCTCTAGTTGGCAGGCTGTCACTCACATGACATCAATCTACTGTGGGAGGCGGGAATGatacatttaaaatgacatACACCAAGTAAACAAACTTTCCACTCACtaagtgaggaaaaaaaaaaaaaaaaaaaaaaaaaaaaaaaaaaaaaaaaaacacacacacacacacacacacacacacacacacacacacacacacacacacacacacacacacacacacacacacacacacacacacacacacacacacacacacacacacacacacacacacacacacacacacacacacacagtagccaGAGTTGTTGAGGAGCTATAATTACCTGAGTATCTGTAAAACTAGTGGTGTTGGAAACTATGGTCATATTCTGTGTATATACTTTTTTACTTACAATTGTGTTGCCCTACTGAACTTTTGCCTGGAGTACGTTCAAGTCCACAACACTCAGAAAGTTTAGTTCTGAATTCATGACCGTGACTAACTTTTACTGCGCCCTTGGGCTGACGCTCCCTGAATGACACTGTACATAATTATTTACTGATCGCAGCTGCCCAGGCATTTAATTACATGATACGATATTCCTCAAATTCTACAATAAATTAGAATAATGTGAAATTTCCCTCAATGATATTTGCTCATTTCAGTCCCAGTTGAGTAAACTTTGTCTTTAGTCAGTGAACTTTCTGTGCCGGGAACTACCAACTATgtacaaacattaaacatctcAAGAATGAACACATCCCGGagcattttcattgttttatcaGTTTGTCCAGCAGACAAGAAGAATTGTGTACACtgctgttatttttttcaatagGCAAACTTTTCCAGGTTTAACATAGGCACCATGACATAAcacattttcaacaaaaaaaatgaaatgcagaactggattttaaaagaaaacaacaaatcaTTGGACTATATTCAGTGTGTCTTACAGTAGGAGGAACACACACTATAAAGAAAAGTACAGGGAGAAAAGGGAGCTCACAGTCAGCAGTAATGTTAATACTGAGCATACAGTATGAAGGGACATTGATGGGAATCTGCAGTAGTAGTCTGCAGTGCCATGCGAGGGGATTGCTTGGCTTGGGTTGAAGTGGTGTTAAGGCGTTTGGGGGTGCGATGCTTTAGCTGATGCAAGTAGATGTTGGAGGGAGATTTCAGTGTTTTACTCTGCCTTCACGTAGTGACGTTTGCAAACGACATTCCCCATTGAAAGTGTCTgtgatgaagagagagaaagacagttaaaaaaaacaaaaacaatgaacaCACATATTGTTAAATGTACACATTTTGTGTGAGCACTGACCAGTGTGAGGGCGTTGCCGTTGACTTCCCTGACCAGACTGGTCTCTTTGCCGTCCCACTTCTGTATGTGCACCATCTTCCCATCCTCTATATTTACAATTGACTGGAGCgagcagagagacaaacagaaggAGCTTATTACACCCTAGTGTACTGTACATACTCAAGATCATATGAATCTTCTCATGAATGAATGTTTGGttcattaaacatttatttaagtaCAACTTTGAGGTACTTGctttgctactttatacttctacttcagtACTTTTCAGTGGCAAATGCTGTACTTTTTacatcactacatttatttgacagctacagttaGCCTACCTTGCAGATTAATGCTGTGTCTCAATTCGCGCACTTCTGTTCTTGCTATTTTGAGTGCATAGTGCATCACACCGTATATCGTAACAACCGTTACGAGTGACCGGATGGTGCACTCGTAATGGTCAAAAAGTTTGAGAGTGGAACGCTGGGCGCTACTCACGCTCAACGGTCGCCAATCTTTGCTACGTAGCAGAAGCTACAGGCCCACCAACATTTATCTAACTTGTGAAAATGGCCGGTGAAGAAGCTGCAACTGTTGTGATTGAAACAGCGAAAAACtacacaaatgtaatttatacatgtgtttttttaataattaccACTATAATGTAGTCGGATAGTTGGAAAACAAGCCGGTATATATTTTATTGGGGGTGGTAATGCGCCGCCTGGTTGCTATTCACTATTACAAAGAAGAAGAGTCATTTCTGGTAAGTGCATAATGGCAGTGGGCTATTTGAGACAATACTACCCTGTCGAAATGTATGCACTACACAAGTGATTACATAGTGTTCACAGTGTACTACATGTAAGTTTACTAATGGAAGCATCCAAAGTGAGACACAGTATAAGATTTCACATGCAAAACATACGTATGATCTTATTAAATATGCAtgttatagattaaactaccaaACACTAAAGTAGTTAAATTAGCTCTGCCTCGACCAGCTACAACAGAAAAATGCTACTTATTTCGCTAACGAATGTAACTGTAATgctaaaatgtgtaaaaaaatagCACAAGTAGAGAAGAGTCGTAAAGTTAGCCAAAATGACTCAGGACTGTCAGTTATAGCCCACAGCAACATCTGAAGTTTGcaaacgttagctaacattagccaccataagctTTATAAAAATCGATCATAGGTGTGTAGGTATaggtttttatttgtaaaagaaAGAATGTTATTTCTTTTCTCAAAACATATATAGTGTCActtcaaagattatttttggggggcttttccctttatttagaCAGTTACaatggatagacatgaaagggggagagagatgagggatgacaagcagcaaagggcagcaggtcggattctgACCCGCGCCGTTGCATATATAGTGTCACTTTAAAGCATGAGTAATAAATGAGCCAATCATATGTAATATTTTAACATTGTGCTTTtgcttttgatgctttcatactAGCAAAATGTCTTCTTAAAGTTTATTATGCATATGCTCGCCTGTTTTGTGTCTTAAGAGTGTTGAATCAGACTGAGAAATAATTTGACTCACAACGAGCCACAAATAAGGATGTTTCCAGTCTGTGACGTATCTCAAACAAGCAAAACTCTACTCCTCTGTACTCCGAAACCACAGTACATTCCCCCCTACCTCTAAATTAGAATATGGTAATGTCGCTGTGTCTTAATTGGTTGCAAATTATGACCAGTCCATTTTTTTACCTCTGACCTTCAAAACAAGAATCACAACCTCCAACTGTGACAAAtcacagttttttgttttgccaTCAATCTTCCTCATGACTGTTATTATCACTCTCATATATTTATGGATACTTCAGCATGCTTTAGGTGTATAGTGGGTTTCATAGAGAACCACTTAAAGACGCtttattaaagcgcccatattatgctcattttcaggttcataactgtattttaaggttgtaccagaataggtttacatggtttaattttcaaaaaacaccatattgttgttgtactgcacagctctctctcactgctgcagatcctcttttcacctggtttctgttttagctacagagtgagacctcttttcatcttcttcttctgtactatctttgattgcactcgcacatgctcagtagttcagatgtagatcatgtcagctagctagctctagagacagtaaaagaaaggttgtttctccaacttcagtcagttacaaggcaggattagctgagAGACTTCTAAACACGAGggcatgtaagtagttcttttgtagattatggtgaacttgtgtgtgttgtagcagtgctttgctattgagcaCAACGTAGCGtactagcgttagcattagcgttagcatgctaatgctaacggtttgcatgctaacgagctaacggttgtggttagccagctcatttcggactgtgatgtcacagtccgagccgatttgaaaaagctcaccaggagactgaaggcaggaacATACATTCAACAaagaattgataaaaaaaatttgctGCCTTCAGTAAAAATCATTATTCTCACTGATCTCCTGTATGAGCAACCTGACCTCTCACCTTAACTTTCCTGTCATCGGCGGTGGTCTCGTCAAACTCCTCTCCCAGCTTGAAGTTAAGCTCTGTGTTCTTTATGGAGCTCTGGGTCTTCACCGTCACCTTGTCACCTTCCACTAAGATGATAGTGGTGGGCTTGGTCATGGTTCCCACCGCACGTGTAGCAAAGCCCACACCTGTTAAAAACAAAGACACATGGGTTATGTAAAGTTTTGGGGGAGGACATACAGTAGTTGCCTTGATGCATGCAAAAAATAAACAGGCAAATAATAAAGAGGCAAAAAAATCTCAaccaattaaaaataaaaaatttcaaCCTTGTGGTGGCGCTACATGAAAAGTCAAGTAAAAAGCAGTAGCCATGCATTTGTCCTTTGGGTCTCCTTCAGCTGACACTCTCTAATCTCTATTTGACTGCTGTCCAAACTTGCATCATGTTCTTCAAACACTGCAGGGCCCACTGACCTGTCTGCCTGGGCATGTATGTGTGCAAATGATTGCTCGCtttctcatgtgtgtgtgtgtgtgtgtgtgtgtgtgtgtgtgtgtgtgtgtgtgtgtgtgtgcgcgtgtgtgtgtgtgtgtgtgtgtgtgtgtgctcgagggagggagggatcaAAAGACTAAATTTCATTGGGTAATAGTGACTTAACTCCCTTGTCTACCAAAGGAGAAAATCTTTTTCAAACTGGAGACCCGGTTCATCTCCAAGAGCAAAAACAGCTACTTTCCCACAATCAATACAACaaaaagtctgtgtgtgtgtatgtgagatgTGTGTCTGCATACGCGTCATTGATCAAGAGGTTTGGGGTTAGAGGTTGAAGGGTCTCTGTTTCTATGGTAATCAGAGCAGATAGGTCGATTAATTGTGGCTGAAGCCAGTAGGCAtaaatctctctctttcacaaacacacactaacacacacacacacaaacacacacacacacacacacacacacacaaagtcaaatAGTGTCATTCTTCACGGTTGTAAAAGTCCGAGCACCTGttcccatcacacacacacaacaaactatGTGCGAGTGTGGGTGAGATGTTTGAAGCCCACTTTTTCTGTACATTCTCATCCCATTTGCTCCTCGGCATTGGGACCATCTTAATATTCAACTCCTTTCATGGCCTCAAACAATGAACAGCTTTCAGCAGAGGTCACCCACACTATGCAAGTGTGAATGCCAGTTTGTTGCCATTCAAACTCAAAGTGGGGGTTTGCTCCACTAAAAGAAAGCCCCTCCCTCATTTCCAGCACTTTAGGCCATGCGGTCAACCactcttcctctttttcctcccCCTGTGGTTCCCATTCTCCCccgttttctttctttctttctctctttttccaccCTTGTGCCTCTTTTATCAGTTTTTCTCCTATTCTCTATTTTGGTTCCACCCTTATTTACCCTTTAACTGCTTTACAGCTCGAACAGCTGCTTAAACAggttaaacaca
It includes:
- the fabp3 gene encoding fatty acid-binding protein, heart, which encodes MAEAFVGTWNLKESEKFDDYMKELGVGFATRAVGTMTKPTTIILVEGDKVTVKTQSSIKNTELNFKLGEEFDETTADDRKVKSIVNIEDGKMVHIQKWDGKETSLVREVNGNALTLTLSMGNVVCKRHYVKAE